A DNA window from Janibacter sp. A1S7 contains the following coding sequences:
- a CDS encoding c-type cytochrome: MPKLSRRHPAAIALLLMLGLLVTGTAYSAVAPKDAGASVAAADNVEQGKKLFTANCANCHGTNGLGIEGAGPSLAGVGAASVDFQMGTGRMPMAAPDVQAPGNIRVKFSDEEIADIGAYVATLGAGPAVPPEEYTDGAKGDPGKGGEIFRVNCAMCHSSAGVGGALTRGKDAPPVIGVSGKHIYEAMVTGPQSMPVFNDTNLDPEDKRDVIAYIEAMEDAGSPGGNPLGGYGPVPEGLFAWTIGLGLLVAAAVWLGQKSA, from the coding sequence ATGCCGAAGCTCTCTCGCCGTCACCCTGCGGCGATCGCCCTGCTGCTCATGCTGGGCCTCCTGGTCACCGGCACGGCCTACTCGGCCGTCGCCCCGAAGGACGCCGGGGCCAGCGTGGCCGCGGCCGACAACGTCGAGCAGGGCAAGAAGCTCTTCACCGCCAACTGCGCCAACTGCCACGGCACCAACGGTCTGGGCATCGAGGGCGCCGGCCCGAGCCTGGCCGGTGTCGGCGCTGCCTCGGTCGACTTCCAGATGGGCACCGGCCGCATGCCGATGGCCGCTCCGGACGTGCAGGCCCCGGGCAACATCCGGGTGAAGTTCTCCGACGAGGAGATCGCTGACATCGGCGCCTACGTGGCCACCCTCGGTGCCGGCCCGGCCGTTCCGCCGGAGGAGTACACCGACGGCGCGAAGGGGGACCCGGGCAAGGGTGGCGAGATCTTCCGCGTCAACTGCGCCATGTGCCACTCCAGCGCCGGCGTCGGCGGTGCGCTGACCCGCGGCAAGGATGCGCCGCCGGTCATCGGTGTCTCCGGCAAGCACATCTACGAGGCGATGGTCACCGGGCCGCAGAGCATGCCGGTCTTCAACGACACGAACCTCGACCCCGAGGACAAGCGCGACGTGATCGCCTACATCGAGGCCATGGAGGACGCCGGCAGCCCCGGAGGCAACCCCCTCGGCGGCTACGGCCCCGTCCCCGAGGGACTCTTCGCCTGGACCATCGGTCTCGGCCTC
- a CDS encoding cytochrome c oxidase subunit 3, with protein sequence MGPVSRPNMASVGTIVWLSSELMFFAGLFAIFFTVRSMRPDLWEHNIAILDVPYAAANTLILVISSVWCQLGVLKAEHGQKSRTGSLLNVAGWGMREFYVLTYIFGAVFVSGQIMEYATLVSEGVNIATDAWASIFFLTTGLHGIHVTGGLIAFLLIIGRTYTTRGYSQAQQTGAIVTSYYWHFVDVVWIALFAAIYLLGA encoded by the coding sequence ATGGGCCCCGTGAGCCGACCGAACATGGCTTCCGTCGGCACGATCGTCTGGCTCTCCAGCGAGCTGATGTTCTTCGCCGGGCTGTTCGCCATCTTCTTCACGGTCCGGTCGATGCGACCCGACCTGTGGGAGCACAACATCGCGATCCTCGACGTGCCCTACGCCGCGGCCAACACCCTGATCCTCGTGATCTCCTCGGTGTGGTGCCAGTTGGGTGTCCTCAAGGCCGAGCACGGCCAGAAGTCGCGCACCGGGTCCCTGCTCAACGTCGCCGGCTGGGGCATGCGTGAGTTCTACGTCCTCACCTACATCTTCGGCGCCGTCTTCGTCTCCGGCCAGATCATGGAGTACGCCACCCTCGTGTCCGAGGGCGTCAACATCGCCACCGACGCCTGGGCGTCGATCTTCTTCCTGACCACGGGTCTGCACGGCATCCACGTCACCGGCGGGCTCATCGCCTTCCTGCTGATCATCGGCCGCACGTACACCACCCGCGGCTACAGCCAGGCGCAGCAGACCGGCGCCATCGTCACCTCCTACTACTGGCACTTCGTCGACGTCGTGTGGATCGCACTCTTCGCCGCCATCTACCTCCTCGGAGCCTGA
- the trpD gene encoding anthranilate phosphoribosyltransferase: protein MTEAATHTWPHLLTSLLSGGDLSAAETSWAMRQIMSGDAAPTQIAGFLVALRAKGETVTELRALADVMLEHARPITVSGPTLDIVGTGGDMAGTVNISTMSSIAIAATGVRVVKHGNRAASSKSGSADVLEALGVTLSLPTESVAGIAEQAGITFCFAQAFHPSFRHTAIPRRDLGIGTALNVLGPMTNPARPTFSVVGVADERVAPLMAGVFAQRGTHALVFRGDDGLDELTVADGSHVWWVADGAVTEVHITPEQLGLARSPLHSLRGGDAQQNAEVARRLLAGERGPVRDAVVLNAGAAVALAQAGPGVPADPIAAIRTGMDTIETVLDSGRAADLLARWVAATAQDQATD from the coding sequence ATGACCGAGGCGGCCACCCACACCTGGCCCCACCTGCTCACCAGCCTCCTCTCCGGGGGAGATCTCAGCGCCGCCGAGACCTCCTGGGCGATGCGGCAGATCATGTCCGGCGATGCCGCCCCCACCCAGATCGCCGGCTTCCTCGTCGCGCTGCGGGCGAAGGGGGAGACCGTCACCGAGCTGCGTGCGCTGGCCGATGTCATGCTCGAGCACGCGAGGCCGATCACGGTGTCCGGGCCGACGCTCGACATCGTGGGCACGGGTGGTGACATGGCCGGTACGGTCAACATCTCGACGATGTCCTCGATCGCGATCGCCGCCACCGGGGTGCGTGTGGTCAAGCACGGCAACCGCGCGGCATCCTCGAAGTCGGGGTCGGCCGACGTCCTCGAGGCGCTCGGGGTCACGCTGTCGCTGCCGACGGAGTCCGTGGCCGGGATCGCGGAGCAGGCCGGCATCACGTTCTGCTTCGCGCAGGCCTTCCACCCCTCCTTCCGGCACACCGCCATCCCGCGGCGTGACCTCGGGATCGGCACGGCACTGAACGTCCTCGGCCCGATGACCAACCCGGCCCGCCCGACCTTCTCGGTCGTGGGCGTCGCCGACGAGCGGGTCGCGCCGCTCATGGCCGGCGTCTTCGCCCAGCGGGGGACGCACGCCCTCGTCTTCCGTGGCGACGACGGGCTCGACGAGCTCACGGTCGCTGATGGCTCACACGTGTGGTGGGTGGCCGACGGTGCGGTCACCGAGGTGCACATCACCCCCGAGCAGCTGGGCCTGGCCCGCAGCCCGTTGCACTCCCTACGGGGCGGCGATGCCCAGCAGAACGCCGAGGTCGCCCGCCGACTCCTCGCCGGGGAGCGGGGGCCGGTGCGTGACGCCGTCGTGCTCAACGCCGGCGCTGCCGTGGCCCTGGCCCAGGCCGGCCCGGGTGTCCCCGCCGACCCGATCGCCGCGATCCGGACGGGCATGGACACGATCGAGACGGTCCTCGACTCCGGCCGCGCCGCAGACCTACTGGCCCGCTGGGTGGCAGCCACCGCCCAGGACCAGGCGACCGACTAG
- a CDS encoding Lrp/AsnC ligand binding domain-containing protein — protein MITAIVLIHAEVDRIPEVAQTIADLEGVSEVYSVAGDADLIAMVRVTRHEDLNEVIAGRLNKVEGIVDTSTHIAFRAYSHHDLDAAFNIGLE, from the coding sequence GTGATCACCGCAATCGTGCTCATCCATGCAGAGGTCGACCGCATCCCCGAGGTCGCCCAGACCATCGCTGATCTCGAAGGTGTCAGCGAGGTCTACTCGGTCGCCGGGGACGCCGACCTGATCGCCATGGTCAGGGTCACCCGCCACGAGGACCTCAACGAGGTCATCGCCGGCCGGCTGAACAAGGTCGAGGGCATCGTCGACACCTCGACGCACATCGCCTTCCGCGCCTACAGCCACCACGATCTCGACGCAGCTTTCAACATCGGCCTGGAGTGA
- a CDS encoding DEDD exonuclease domain-containing protein, which yields MAVVQDRLDDLGTPLAEVTFVVVDLETTGGSVRDCGITEIGAVKVRGGEVLGELQTFVNPGEPIPAFIQSLTGITDAMVRDAPRTGTAVAGFLEFAKGAVLVAHNAGFDIGFLKAACAAHDLRWPGPQVVDTVRLARQVVSRDEVANHKLGTLARHFGAATTPDHRALHDARATVDVLHGLIGRLGSVGVDTLEELGSYSSKVSDAQRRKRHLADGLPQAPGVYVFVDERGEPLYVGTSVDIRTRVRSYFTASEQRRRMGEMVRLAVRVTPIVCATTLEAQVRELRLIAEHKPRYNRRSRHPERAWWLKLTDEPFPRVSIVRSVGADDLAYAGPFGSRGSAEEAAAALHDAVPLRQCLTRISPRRPTSACVLAEMGRCAAPCTGAVTVDEYAETVADAARVLVGDSRAAVTAVRQRMRLLSEGERFEEAAALRDRLASLVRATSRTQRAAPVREAVEIVAARRAPRGGWDLVCVRHGRLAGSTHSPTGADPMPYVAALQASAEVVPAPTGPGTSALPAETELVLRWLETEGTRLVHIDGEWTCPVGGAAAAHQQLAPALGWAS from the coding sequence ATGGCGGTCGTGCAGGACAGGTTGGACGATCTCGGCACCCCGTTGGCCGAGGTCACCTTCGTCGTCGTCGACCTCGAGACCACGGGTGGGTCGGTGCGGGACTGCGGCATCACCGAGATCGGCGCGGTCAAGGTGCGCGGCGGCGAGGTCCTCGGCGAGCTGCAGACCTTCGTCAACCCCGGCGAGCCGATCCCTGCCTTCATCCAGTCGCTGACCGGCATCACCGATGCCATGGTCCGAGATGCCCCGCGCACCGGGACGGCCGTGGCCGGCTTCCTCGAGTTCGCGAAGGGGGCGGTGCTGGTGGCGCACAACGCCGGCTTCGACATCGGCTTCCTCAAGGCGGCGTGCGCCGCCCACGACCTGCGCTGGCCCGGACCACAGGTGGTCGACACGGTTCGGCTCGCCCGTCAGGTCGTCAGCCGCGACGAGGTGGCCAACCACAAGCTGGGCACCCTTGCCCGCCACTTCGGGGCCGCGACCACACCCGACCACCGTGCCCTGCACGACGCCAGGGCCACCGTCGACGTCCTGCACGGGCTCATCGGTCGCCTCGGCTCGGTCGGCGTGGACACCCTGGAGGAGCTGGGGTCGTACTCCTCGAAGGTCAGCGACGCCCAACGCCGCAAGCGCCACCTCGCCGACGGCCTGCCGCAGGCCCCGGGGGTCTACGTCTTCGTCGACGAGCGCGGTGAGCCCCTCTACGTGGGAACCTCCGTGGACATCCGCACGCGGGTGCGCAGCTACTTCACCGCCTCGGAGCAGCGCCGTCGGATGGGCGAGATGGTCCGGCTGGCCGTCCGGGTGACCCCGATCGTGTGCGCGACCACCCTCGAGGCGCAGGTACGCGAGCTGCGGCTGATCGCCGAGCACAAGCCGCGCTACAACCGCCGCTCGCGTCATCCCGAGCGGGCCTGGTGGCTCAAGCTCACCGACGAGCCCTTCCCCCGGGTGTCGATCGTGCGCTCGGTGGGCGCGGACGACCTCGCCTACGCCGGCCCCTTCGGGTCCAGGGGCAGCGCCGAGGAGGCGGCGGCCGCCCTGCACGACGCCGTGCCGCTGCGCCAGTGCCTGACCAGGATCTCCCCGCGTCGACCGACATCCGCCTGCGTCCTGGCGGAGATGGGGCGCTGCGCGGCGCCGTGCACCGGCGCCGTGACCGTGGACGAGTACGCCGAGACCGTCGCCGACGCGGCCCGGGTGCTCGTCGGAGACTCCCGGGCCGCTGTCACCGCGGTGCGTCAGCGGATGCGACTGCTGTCCGAGGGCGAGCGATTCGAGGAGGCCGCCGCCCTGCGCGACCGGCTCGCCTCGCTCGTGCGGGCCACCTCCCGCACCCAGCGCGCGGCCCCCGTGCGCGAGGCGGTCGAGATCGTCGCCGCACGGCGCGCTCCGCGCGGTGGCTGGGACCTGGTGTGCGTGCGGCACGGCCGCCTGGCCGGCAGCACCCACTCGCCCACGGGAGCCGACCCGATGCCCTACGTCGCCGCCCTGCAGGCCAGCGCCGAGGTCGTCCCGGCGCCCACGGGCCCGGGGACCAGCGCGCTGCCGGCCGAGACCGAGCTCGTCCTGCGTTGGCTCGAGACCGAGGGCACCCGCCTGGTGCACATCGACGGCGAGTGGACGTGCCCCGTCGGGGGCGCCGCCGCTGCCCACCAGCAGCTCGCCCCTGCTCTAGGGTGGGCCTCGTGA
- a CDS encoding DUF2332 domain-containing protein, whose translation MRTMDELGDVAAFYGHFADHEAKGESPTFVRWACGVAQDPEVLALLGELPVAKRQPNLVFAAARWHGAATPSHYEDDGGLRDILLAMWPRVRETILTRATQTNEVGRSATLLPVLAGLPGPLALVEVGASAGLCLHPDRWSYRYLHDGGGESARIDPPGGASPVVLDCTVTGPVPIPPSLPEVVHRGGVDLNPLDLSVDDTAAWLETLVWPEHEDRRQRLAAACDQVADVAVDVIAGDLLTSLDEAIERARAAAPGATVVVFHTAVIAYLDEGGRQAWPQVVTEALERVRADGGAAHWISNEGMEVLPAVSGTARCEPVGSGFCLALDGQALAWAHGHGRRLDWC comes from the coding sequence ATGCGCACGATGGACGAGCTCGGCGATGTCGCCGCCTTCTACGGCCACTTCGCCGACCACGAGGCGAAGGGGGAGTCGCCCACCTTCGTACGATGGGCCTGCGGGGTGGCGCAGGACCCCGAGGTGCTCGCCCTGCTGGGCGAGCTGCCGGTGGCCAAGCGTCAGCCCAACCTCGTCTTCGCCGCGGCGCGGTGGCACGGCGCGGCCACGCCCTCCCACTACGAGGACGACGGCGGGTTGCGCGACATCCTGCTCGCGATGTGGCCCCGGGTCCGCGAGACGATCCTCACCCGCGCGACCCAGACGAACGAGGTCGGCCGCTCCGCGACGCTCCTGCCGGTCCTGGCCGGCCTGCCGGGACCGCTGGCCCTCGTCGAGGTCGGCGCGAGTGCGGGCCTGTGCCTCCACCCGGACCGGTGGTCCTACCGCTACCTGCACGACGGGGGAGGGGAGTCCGCCCGCATCGACCCGCCCGGGGGAGCGTCGCCGGTCGTCCTGGACTGCACGGTGACCGGGCCGGTGCCGATCCCCCCTTCGCTGCCCGAGGTGGTCCACCGCGGGGGCGTCGACCTCAACCCGCTCGACCTGTCGGTCGACGACACCGCCGCGTGGCTCGAGACGCTCGTGTGGCCGGAGCACGAGGACCGGCGGCAACGCCTGGCAGCGGCGTGCGACCAGGTCGCCGACGTGGCGGTCGACGTGATCGCCGGTGACCTGCTCACCTCCCTCGACGAGGCGATCGAGCGGGCACGGGCCGCCGCTCCGGGAGCGACGGTCGTCGTCTTCCACACCGCGGTCATCGCCTACCTCGACGAAGGGGGACGACAGGCGTGGCCGCAGGTGGTCACCGAGGCACTCGAGCGGGTACGCGCCGACGGAGGAGCGGCCCACTGGATCAGCAACGAGGGGATGGAGGTGCTGCCCGCGGTCAGCGGGACGGCGAGGTGCGAGCCGGTCGGCTCCGGTTTCTGCCTCGCCCTGGACGGGCAGGCGCTCGCCTGGGCGCACGGCCACGGACGGCGGCTCGACTGGTGCTGA
- a CDS encoding AMP-dependent synthetase/ligase, with product MNDSAMPRLIEGDPTDSLADLPGRNAAKEPQRVSFTIKEQGTWRDVTAAQFNHDVRGLAKGLIAAGLEPGDRLAIMARTRYEWTLLDFATWTAGGVPVPVYETSSVEQVEWIVKDSGTRFIVVETAKHEDVAAEARGHLDGVDELWVIDKGDLDQLVEAGSTISDEDLEARIAGRQRDSVATIIYTSGTTGRPKGCELTHDNFLGLAENAIAKLGDVLNKDDASTLLFLPLAHVFARFIEVLAVAANRRMGHSADIANILDDFQSFRPTFILAVPRVFEKIFNKANEQATADGKGTIFAKAAETAIAWSEGQDSGSVPLKVKVLHRVFDTLVYSKLRAKMGNKVEYAVSGGAPLGTRLGHFFRGIGVTILEGYGLTETTAPATVNIPEKVKIGTVGPPLPGVTIRVADDGEIMIKGLNVLRGYHDNEEATLEALKDGWFHTGDLGELDEDGYLKITGRKKEILVTAGGKNVAPAVLEDRLKAHPIISQCLVVGDGKPFIAALVTLDEEMLPGWADNHGLGSLTVEQARTNETVLAEIQGAVDEANKAVSKAESIRKFTVLDEDFTEENGTLTPSMKLKRNVIMRDYVEAVDSLYGS from the coding sequence GTGAACGACAGCGCGATGCCTCGACTCATCGAGGGCGACCCCACCGACTCCTTGGCGGACCTGCCGGGACGGAACGCGGCGAAGGAACCGCAGCGGGTTTCCTTCACCATCAAGGAGCAGGGTACGTGGCGTGATGTGACCGCCGCACAGTTCAACCATGACGTCCGCGGCCTCGCCAAGGGCCTGATCGCCGCCGGGCTCGAGCCCGGCGACCGTCTGGCCATCATGGCCCGCACCCGCTACGAGTGGACCCTGCTGGACTTCGCGACGTGGACCGCCGGTGGCGTTCCCGTGCCGGTCTACGAGACGAGCTCAGTCGAGCAGGTCGAGTGGATCGTCAAGGACTCCGGCACGCGCTTCATCGTCGTCGAGACGGCCAAGCACGAGGACGTGGCCGCGGAGGCGCGCGGCCACCTCGACGGCGTCGACGAGCTGTGGGTCATCGACAAGGGTGACCTGGACCAGCTCGTCGAGGCCGGCTCGACGATCAGCGACGAGGACCTCGAGGCCCGGATCGCCGGACGGCAGCGCGACTCCGTCGCGACGATCATCTACACCTCCGGAACGACCGGTCGCCCCAAGGGATGCGAGCTGACGCACGACAACTTCCTCGGCCTCGCGGAGAACGCCATCGCCAAGCTCGGCGACGTGCTCAACAAGGACGACGCGTCCACGCTGCTCTTCCTGCCGCTCGCCCACGTCTTCGCCCGCTTCATCGAGGTGCTGGCCGTTGCGGCGAACCGTCGCATGGGCCACAGCGCCGACATCGCCAACATCCTCGACGACTTCCAGTCCTTCAGGCCCACCTTCATCCTCGCCGTGCCGCGCGTGTTCGAGAAGATCTTCAACAAGGCCAACGAGCAGGCGACCGCAGACGGCAAGGGCACGATCTTCGCCAAGGCCGCCGAGACCGCCATCGCGTGGTCCGAGGGTCAGGACAGCGGCTCGGTCCCGCTGAAGGTCAAGGTCCTGCACCGTGTCTTCGACACGCTCGTCTACAGCAAGCTGCGCGCGAAGATGGGCAACAAGGTCGAGTACGCGGTCTCCGGTGGCGCGCCGCTCGGGACCCGACTGGGGCACTTCTTCCGTGGCATCGGCGTGACGATCCTCGAGGGCTACGGCCTGACCGAGACCACTGCCCCGGCGACGGTCAACATCCCGGAGAAGGTCAAGATCGGTACCGTCGGCCCACCGCTGCCGGGCGTGACCATCCGGGTCGCCGACGACGGCGAAATCATGATCAAGGGTCTGAACGTCCTGCGTGGCTATCACGACAACGAGGAGGCCACCCTCGAGGCGCTCAAGGACGGCTGGTTCCACACCGGAGACCTGGGCGAGCTGGACGAGGACGGCTACCTGAAGATCACCGGACGCAAGAAGGAGATCCTCGTGACCGCGGGCGGCAAGAACGTCGCTCCGGCCGTGCTCGAGGACCGGCTCAAGGCGCACCCGATCATCAGCCAGTGCCTCGTCGTCGGTGACGGCAAGCCGTTCATCGCCGCGCTGGTCACCCTCGACGAGGAGATGCTGCCCGGCTGGGCCGACAACCACGGCCTGGGTTCCCTCACCGTCGAGCAGGCACGGACCAACGAGACGGTGCTCGCCGAGATCCAGGGCGCGGTCGACGAGGCGAACAAGGCCGTGTCCAAGGCCGAGTCGATCCGCAAGTTCACCGTCCTCGACGAGGACTTCACCGAGGAGAACGGCACCCTCACCCCGTCGATGAAGCTCAAGCGCAACGTCATCATGCGCGACTACGTCGAAGCGGTGGACAGCCTCTACGGCAGCTGA
- a CDS encoding SRPBCC family protein gives MADSTRSSIVVDAAAGDVLDIIADLEAYPEWITEFTAVEILTEDGDGWPDQAQFTLDAGPIKDTYTLKYLWDVEEDGQGEVSWSLIEASVLKAMDGSYTLTSTPDGGTEVVYDLTVDIKVPMLGMLKRKAEKVIVDSALRDLKKRAEV, from the coding sequence ATGGCCGACAGCACCCGCTCCAGCATCGTCGTCGACGCAGCCGCAGGAGACGTCCTCGACATCATCGCCGACCTCGAGGCCTACCCGGAGTGGATCACGGAGTTCACGGCCGTGGAGATCCTCACCGAGGACGGTGACGGGTGGCCCGACCAGGCGCAGTTCACCCTCGACGCCGGCCCCATCAAGGACACCTACACCCTCAAGTACCTCTGGGACGTCGAGGAGGACGGCCAGGGTGAGGTCTCGTGGAGTCTGATCGAGGCCTCCGTGCTCAAGGCGATGGACGGTTCCTACACCCTCACCTCCACTCCGGACGGTGGGACGGAGGTCGTCTACGACCTGACCGTCGACATCAAGGTGCCGATGCTGGGCATGCTCAAGCGCAAGGCGGAGAAGGTCATCGTGGACTCCGCCCTGCGCGACCTCAAGAAGCGCGCCGAGGTCTGA
- a CDS encoding ArsA family ATPase, translating to MRAHLVVGGGEHAATVTDRVAASIPLRPAVRSHRAAAEGSDPVLEAIAHYLDRLLAALDLPAPVVADLVGRLLPAELATLLRLARSLDQAEVDDHGIVATVDIEVARLLDLPQRVARAFAAFVPVVARWEVLVAPEGVGNLPAPEPPVLTALREGADLLERLDAALADPEVTAVHLAPPDGPVGAARRADAEVLLALMGRTLTAVHPGGGSGVEHLPASPTEDLPSLERRGEEWLLHIGLPGVRAADLDLVRHDDELVLGCAGRTRRVLLPSVLRRCDIGRAGVAAGVLTLTMTPDERVWPRG from the coding sequence GTGCGTGCACATCTCGTCGTCGGTGGGGGCGAGCATGCCGCCACGGTGACGGACCGCGTCGCCGCAAGCATCCCCCTTCGCCCGGCCGTCCGCAGCCACCGGGCCGCCGCAGAGGGCTCCGACCCCGTGCTCGAGGCCATCGCGCACTACCTGGACCGCCTGCTCGCCGCTCTGGACCTGCCTGCGCCCGTCGTCGCCGACCTCGTCGGCCGGTTGCTGCCCGCGGAGCTGGCGACGCTCCTGCGTCTGGCGCGCTCGCTCGACCAGGCCGAGGTCGACGACCACGGGATCGTCGCCACGGTCGACATCGAGGTGGCCCGCCTGCTCGACCTGCCGCAGCGGGTGGCCCGTGCCTTCGCGGCCTTCGTACCGGTCGTCGCCCGCTGGGAGGTACTCGTCGCGCCAGAGGGCGTGGGCAACCTGCCCGCACCGGAGCCACCCGTCCTCACTGCCCTGCGCGAGGGCGCGGATTTGCTGGAGCGCCTCGATGCCGCGCTCGCCGACCCCGAGGTGACCGCCGTGCACCTCGCGCCGCCGGACGGGCCCGTCGGGGCGGCCCGCCGCGCCGACGCAGAGGTACTGCTGGCGCTCATGGGCCGCACGCTCACCGCCGTCCACCCCGGCGGTGGCTCCGGCGTGGAGCACCTCCCGGCATCACCGACCGAGGATCTCCCGTCCCTCGAGCGGCGCGGCGAGGAGTGGTTGCTGCACATCGGCCTGCCGGGAGTGCGGGCCGCCGACCTCGACCTGGTGCGCCACGACGACGAACTCGTCCTCGGCTGTGCCGGACGCACGCGTCGGGTGCTGTTGCCGTCGGTTCTACGCCGGTGCGACATCGGTCGCGCCGGTGTGGCCGCGGGCGTGCTCACGCTCACCATGACTCCTGATGAGAGGGTGTGGCCCCGTGGATGA
- a CDS encoding ROK family protein: protein MSQAPAVGIDIGGTKIAGALVDPHGRITHREQLPTPGVGTKQILDTTAEMVTTLVAASGGDVTGIGMACAGMVDGRAGRLWFSPNLPLRDLDVAAQIRQRTGHDVVLENDANAAAWGEYRFGAGTDCEDMLLATVGTGVGGGCIIDDRLLRGAFGIGGEIGHITIDPNGPRCGCGNDGCLEVYASGTALERYARELIASGDAKGAGLRERCGGAPEALTGQDVTELARDGDEGAVALFTRLGTRLGEGLASVCAVVDPAIVVVGGGVADTGALLIGPTTDAFAAHLIGRGHRPSPTIVAATLGNDAGLVGAATLAREIAA from the coding sequence ATGAGCCAGGCACCAGCAGTCGGGATCGACATCGGCGGCACCAAGATCGCGGGGGCGCTCGTCGACCCCCACGGACGGATCACCCACCGCGAGCAGCTGCCGACGCCCGGTGTCGGCACGAAGCAGATCCTCGACACCACCGCTGAGATGGTCACCACCCTCGTGGCCGCGTCCGGCGGCGACGTGACGGGCATCGGGATGGCCTGCGCGGGGATGGTCGACGGCCGCGCCGGTCGGCTGTGGTTCTCGCCCAACCTGCCCCTGCGCGACCTCGACGTCGCCGCGCAGATCCGCCAGCGCACCGGTCACGACGTCGTCCTCGAGAACGACGCCAACGCGGCCGCTTGGGGCGAGTACCGCTTCGGTGCCGGCACCGACTGCGAGGACATGCTCCTGGCCACCGTCGGCACCGGTGTCGGCGGGGGGTGCATCATCGACGACCGGCTCCTGCGGGGGGCCTTCGGCATCGGCGGCGAGATCGGGCACATCACCATCGACCCCAACGGACCCCGCTGCGGCTGTGGCAACGACGGTTGCCTCGAGGTCTACGCCTCCGGCACCGCCCTGGAGCGGTACGCCAGAGAGCTCATCGCGTCCGGCGATGCGAAGGGGGCCGGCCTTCGTGAGCGCTGCGGCGGCGCCCCCGAAGCGCTCACCGGCCAGGACGTGACCGAGCTGGCCCGCGACGGGGACGAGGGTGCGGTCGCCCTCTTCACCCGGCTCGGGACCCGTCTGGGTGAGGGGCTGGCCTCGGTGTGCGCGGTCGTCGACCCGGCCATCGTGGTCGTCGGCGGGGGCGTCGCCGACACCGGCGCCCTCCTGATCGGCCCGACCACGGATGCCTTCGCCGCCCACCTCATCGGGCGCGGTCACCGTCCGTCGCCGACCATCGTGGCCGCCACCCTCGGCAACGACGCGGGGCTCGTCGGTGCCGCTACCCTGGCCCGGGAGATCGCCGCGTGA
- a CDS encoding ROK family glucokinase — MSSRVGIDIGGTKVSGGVLDDDGRILVRTRRDTPDRSNAPRVVEDTIVEVFEELLALADEAGVEPPATVGVGAAGFVAADRATVVFAPHLSWRNEPLRESLGQRIDLPIVIENDANAALWAEYRFGAARGATHAVMITLGTGIGGALLVGGHLVRGRYGIAGEFGHMQVVPGGQRCECGNRGCWEQYSSGNALVREARGMAMANSPMAADLIAHVGGDVEDLTGPRITDAAKEGDATAIELLGEIGHWLGVGIADLAAALDPEVFVVGGGVSAAEDLLLGPARDTFARQLAGRGYRPAARIVTARFGPDAGLIGAATLGAEGGV, encoded by the coding sequence GTGAGCTCGCGCGTGGGCATCGACATCGGAGGGACCAAGGTCTCCGGCGGCGTCCTCGACGACGACGGCCGGATCCTCGTGCGCACCCGCCGGGACACCCCGGACCGCTCCAATGCGCCGCGCGTCGTCGAGGACACGATCGTCGAGGTCTTCGAGGAGCTGCTCGCACTCGCGGACGAGGCGGGGGTCGAGCCACCGGCCACGGTGGGTGTCGGCGCAGCCGGCTTCGTGGCCGCCGACCGGGCGACCGTCGTCTTCGCGCCGCACCTGTCGTGGCGCAACGAGCCGTTGCGCGAGTCGCTCGGCCAGCGCATCGACCTGCCGATCGTCATCGAGAACGACGCCAACGCCGCGCTGTGGGCCGAGTACCGGTTCGGCGCGGCGCGCGGGGCCACCCATGCCGTGATGATCACCCTGGGCACCGGTATCGGCGGTGCCCTCCTCGTCGGTGGCCACCTGGTGCGTGGTCGCTACGGGATCGCCGGCGAGTTCGGGCACATGCAGGTCGTGCCCGGGGGTCAGCGCTGCGAGTGCGGCAACCGCGGCTGCTGGGAGCAGTACTCCTCCGGCAACGCCCTGGTGCGCGAGGCACGGGGGATGGCGATGGCCAACTCCCCGATGGCGGCCGACCTGATCGCCCACGTCGGCGGCGACGTGGAGGACCTGACCGGCCCGCGCATCACCGACGCGGCCAAGGAGGGCGACGCGACCGCCATCGAGCTGCTCGGCGAGATCGGCCACTGGCTCGGGGTCGGTATCGCCGACCTCGCGGCGGCCCTGGACCCCGAGGTCTTCGTCGTCGGTGGGGGAGTCAGTGCTGCGGAGGACCTGCTCCTGGGCCCTGCGCGCGACACCTTCGCCCGCCAGCTGGCCGGACGCGGCTACCGCCCGGCCGCGCGGATCGTCACCGCCCGTTTCGGCCCCGACGCAGGCCTCATCGGTGCCGCGACGCTGGGGGCCGAGGGCGGGGTCTGA